The Manihot esculenta cultivar AM560-2 chromosome 1, M.esculenta_v8, whole genome shotgun sequence genome has a window encoding:
- the LOC110615342 gene encoding galactoside 2-alpha-L-fucosyltransferase has protein sequence MDPNSSTRRPLSPPNYTDQGLIQLSRFRFRRFGSTTLTLTKILASCLVALPVLFVLSLMLRHRPYDWLLGLGEARVIEIRNYPNDTVFSSLEVGLGSGHVVLQPTDKPNDKLFGGLLAAGFDEASCTSRYQSFLYRKTSTHKPSSYLISRLRNYEDLHKRCGPNTESYYRALEQLKSNQTVGSAECKYVVWISFSGLGNRILSLASTFLYALLTNRVLLVDRGKDMADLFCEPFPEKSWFLPMDFPIIDQFDSFDQKASHCYGNMLKNSVVIASAESVPSYLYLHLVHDYDDHDKLFFCDEDQSFLAKPPWLIIKTDNYFVPSLFLITSFEQELSKLFPEKGTIFHQLGRYLFHPSNNVWGLITRYYQTYLAKADESIGIQIRVFDSRPGPFKHVMDQILACTLKEKLLPEVNMQDSVFTLSENPKLKAVLVTSLNSGYSENLKHMYWEHPTLTGEVIGVYQPSHEEYQQTEKEMHNRKAWAEMYLLSLTDALVTSSWSTFGYVAQGLRGLKPWILYKPENETTPDPPCRRAMSMEPCFHAPPFYDCRAKKGTDTGAIVPHVRHCEDMSWGLKVVDGHDEL, from the exons ATGGATCCAAATTCTTCCACAAGGAGGCCATTATCGCCTCCCAATTACACAGATCAAGGCCTCATCCAACTCTCTCGATTCCGATTTCGAAGATTCGGATCCACCACCTTGACTCTTACCAAGATCTTGGCATCCTGTTTGGTCGCTTTGCCTGTATTATTCGTGCTCTCCTTGATGCTTCGACACCGGCCTTACGATTGGTTACTGGGGTTGGGTGAAGCTAGAGTTATCGAAATCAGAAACTACCCAAATGATACAGTGTTCTCATCATTAGAAGTAGGATTAG GCTCAGGACATGTTGTATTACAACCTACTGATAAACCAAATGACAAATTGTTTGGTGGACTTCTTGCTGCTGGATTTGATGAAGCTTCTTGCACCAGTAGGTACCAGTCTTTTTTATATCGCAAGACTTCAACTCATAAGCCTTCTTCATATCTCATTTCCCGACTCAGAAATTATGAGGATCTTCATAAACGTTGTGGACCTAATACTGAGTCCTATTACAGAGCTCTTGAACAACTCAAGTCTAACCAAACAGTTGGTTCTGCAGAGTGTAAATATGTTGTGTGGATATCTTTTAGTGGATTGGGTAATAGGATATTATCACTAGCTTCAACGTTTCTTTATGCTCTTCTCACAAATAGAGTCCTGCTTGTTGACCGAGGTAAGGACATGGCCGACCTCTTCTGTGAGCCATTTCCTGAGAAATCATGGTTTCTGCCCATGGATTTCCCTATCATTGATCAATTCGATAGCTTTGATCAGAAAGCTTCTCATTGTTATGGGAATATGCTGAAGAATAGTGTTGTAATTGCTTCAGCAGAATCAGTCCCATCCTATCTATACCTTCACCTAGTTCATGATTATGATGATCATGATAAGCTTTTCTTCTGTGATGAAGATCAATCCTTTCTTGCAAAACCCCCCTGGTTGATAATAAAAACGGACAACTACTTTGTCCCTTCTCTTTTCTTGATCACTTCTTTTGAGCAAGAGCTAAGCAAATTATTTCCTGAAAAAGGAACCATTTTCCACCAACTGGGGCGGTACCTTTTCCATCCCTCAAATAATGTGTGGGGACTAATCACAAGGTATTATCAAACTTACTTAGCAAAGGCGGATGAGAGCATTGGCATTCAAATTAGAGTTTTTGATTCAAGACCAGGTCCTTTTAAACATGTGATGGATCAAATTTTAGCCTGTACTCTGAAGGAGAAACTGTTGCCTGAAGTAAATATGCAGGACTCTGTTTTCACTCTTTCTGAAAACCCAAAATTGAAAGCTGTTTTAGTGACATCATTAAATTCGGGGTACTCTGAGAATCTGAAGCACATGTATTGGGAACACCCAACTTTGACTGGGGAAGTTATTGGCGTATACCAGCCAAGCCATGAGGAGTATCAACAAACAGAGAAGGAGATGCACAACAGGAAGGCATGGGCAGAAATGTACCTCCTCAGTTTGACAGATGCATTGGTTACAAGTTCATGGTCAACCTTTGGGTATGTTGCACAAGGCCTTAGAGGTTTGAAGCCCTGGATACTTTATAAGCCTGAAAATGAGACGACTCCTGATCCACCTTGTCGCCGAGCAATGTCAATGGAACCTTGTTTTCACGCTCCTCCCTTTTATGATTGCAGGGCTAAGAAAGGAACCGACACAGGTGCAATTGTTCCTCATGTGAGACATTGCGAGGATATGAGCTGGGGTCTAAAGGTGGTTGATGGTCATGATGAATTATAA